Part of the Nerophis ophidion isolate RoL-2023_Sa linkage group LG11, RoL_Noph_v1.0, whole genome shotgun sequence genome is shown below.
ttaccggtattgaaatcagcctcctccattttgaaaatgatgacaggggaagtgtcacttgtgacgtcacaagtttgactagacggtaatactaagcatgcggtaattattttgcaaagcgagtttgacccggcagtaattcaaggcaggcgcataatatatgcgctgcagcaattcaaggaaacacggtaatACAAATATAGAACTGTTTTAAAATAAGTGCAGCTGAAGTATTTATGTTTGCAGTGTATTTCAATCCGAATTGTACGCAATGCTTTCATtcgagggcagcacggtgaaacaggggttagtgcttgtgcctcacaatacgaaggtcctgggttcgatcctgggctcgggatctttctgtgcggagtttgcatgttgactgcgtgggttccatccgggtactccggcttcctcccacctacaaaggtaataggttgattggcaacactaaattggccatagtgtgtgaatgttgtctgtgttggccctgcgatgaggtggcgaattgtccagggtgtactccgccttccgcccgaatgtagctgagataggctccagcaccaccccgcAACCCTTAAAAGacccaagcggtaggaaatggatagctGGATGGGCTTCCCATCAGGCTGCAGTCTATTTAATGGTAGCGGTGGGTTGCTTGCACAAGACATAGACACCCGGAAGTGTTTTTTCAGGTTGGAGCAAATTTCTCttcaacacgtttttttttttttttttaagagtatCTTAAGGTGTCTGATTACTCATTAAATACATTGTAAAGTTAGCGATACATAATTCTCCTGCTCCCTCTTCTTATTTTCTGGCAGACCAGCTGCGTTTTAATGTATTTGTGAGCGACCGTGAACAGGTAGCACCAGATCAATTTGCGGCAGTCAAAATGTCTTAGCGAATCGTGAATATGTCTGAAACACTTCAGGGGTAATCAATTTAGTAAGACTTAAAATACAGTATGTCACAAATGGgagtatttacaaaccctgtttccatatgagttgggaaattgtgttagataacttagatgtaaatataaacggaatacaatgacttgcaaaccattttcaacccatattcagttaaatatgctacaaagacaacatatttgatgttcaaactgataaacattttttttttttgcaaataatcattaactttagaacttgatgccagcaacacgtgacaaagaagttgggaaaggtggcaataaatactgataaagttgagaaattctcatcaaacacttatttggaacatcctccaggtgtgcaggctaattgggaacaggtgagtgccatgattgggtataaaaacagcttcccaaaaaatgctcagtctttcacaagaaaggatggggcgaagtacacccctttgtcctcaactgcgtgagcaaatagtcaaacagcttaagaacatccattcatccattttctaccgcttattcccctttggggtggcggggggcgctggcgcctatctcagctacaatctggcagaaggcggggtacaccctggacaagtcaccacctcatcgcagggccaacacagatagacagacaacattcacactcaaattcacacactagggccaatttagtgttgccaatcaacctatccccaggtgcatgtctttggaggtgggaggaagccgaagtacccggagggaacccacgcattcacggggagaacatgcaaactccacacagaaagatcccgaggctggattcgaacccaggattgcaggaccttcgtattgtgaggcagacgcactaacccctctgccaccgtgaagcccagtttaagaacaacgtttctcaaagtgcaattgcaagaaatttaggtatttcaacatctacggtccataatatcatcaaaaggttcagagaatctggagaaatcactctaggtaagcggcatggccggaaaccaacattgaatgaccgtgactttggatccctcagacggcactgtatcaaataccgacatcaatctctaaaggatatccccacatgggctcaggaacacttcagatcaccactatcactaaatacagttcgtcgcaacATCTgtgatgcaaagcgaaagccatttatctacaacatccagaaacgccgccggcttctctgggcccgagatcatcttagatggactaaggcaaagtggaaaagtgttctgtggtctgacgagtccacatttcaaattgtttttagaaatattcgacatcgtgtcatccggaccaaaggggaagcgaaccatccagactgttatcgacgcaaagttcaaaagcgagcatctgtgatggtaagggggtgcattagtgcccaaggctgggtaacttacacatctgtgaaggcaccattaatactgaagggtacatacaggttttggaacaacatatactgccatatgagcgccgtcttttttatggaagcccctgcttatttcagcaagacaatgccaagccacattcagtatgtGTAACAAatgcgtggctttgtaaaaaaagagtgcgggtactttcctggcctgccttcagtccagacctgtctcccatcgaaaatgtgtggcacattatgaagcgtaaaatatgacagccgAGACCCCagtctgttgaacgactgaagctctacataaaacaagaatgggaaagaattccactttcaaagcttcaacaattagtttcctcagttcccaaacatttattgaggtttgttaaaagcaaaggtgatgtaacacagtggtgaacatgcccttacccaactactttagcgcgttttgcagccattaaattataagttaaatattacttgcaaaaaaaaataattctttgagtttgaacattgaatagcttgttttgtagtgcattcaattgaatatgggttgaaaaggattgcattccgtttatatttacatccaacacaattccccaactcatatggaaacagggtttgtatctatACATAGTGCAATTGTTTAGTGCGCTatatgtgttatttattttacattttttgttgttttattaagTTGTACTTttgttactgtatgtaaaaatcTGCAGTGCAATCacgtaatttccccattgtgggataaataaagttGATACTATTAAATCCTACTAGGGCTGTTCCGAATCGCAAGTGTTATATATTACGATTCTGAATCAATTACAAATTTTCAAGaatcaatttaaaaatatatattttccaggCCATCTCCACGCTTACTCACTGCGCGTAAGAGTagctttttttaacctgtttTGTAAAAGCTTTATTATAATTCAGATGAATATTTTGCAAGAATTGGGTCAATTCAAGATTGCTGGTAAACCGAGAATCGGTTCTGAAAAGAATCGTCACCATTCAAATTGGAATTGAATCGTGAAATGTGGAGAGATTTACATCCCAAGACAATACTTTAAAACATAAACTTGGCTATACCAttaagtagtcagtgtacagctgtAGAGCAGTACAAACTGTCCTCCGTGGTGTCCGTCACGTCGATCGCCGCAGTGGGCGGAGTCAGGACGGTGGCGGCACTCGGACTCGTTCTCCTTGCTGCACCACTGAAAATgactaaaaaaaactattattgtTTAAATAGATTGGGACACAAGTGATTACAAAAATGATTCTGTCTTTCTATGTTACAACATGTCATTGGTAGTGTCATGGCCTGGGGATGCATGATTGCTGCCGGCACTTGACGGATACATGGACTCCAAAATTTACTGGGACTGAGACACACAATCAGCTGCTAGCGTCTTGTCAGGCGGAgaccaaaaataaatattgtcTCAACAACCGGCATTAAAATACATAGATCGGCAATGGTTAATCACATACTTTTTTACGAAAATCATCCAATATCAATCGGCACATCCCTAATCTAAATCCATAAACTAGAACATAGCATAAGGAGGATAGTTTTAAATTCTGAAGTTACGACATCATTCTTGAATATACCTTGCAGCGTACCCCACCTTTTTCCTGTTAGACTGCATATCTTATCTATTCATGCACTTGAGTGTGTGACAGTTTATTTTTTACTGCACTCTCTTCCAGCATTGtacaatatatatttgttttgtgtttttcttttcgCCTCTTCTGTAAGCTAATGAAACACATTTGTTTGATTTTGTGCTACATTCTGCATGTGTCTGCTGTAAATCCGTGAATGTCAGTGCAAGTGCAGACATGAAGCCCCTGTCATTCTGGTAAATCTACATTGTGGAGTGGTGTTGTAACGTGCAGCTTCTTTTTCCGGTCTCCAGTCTCGAGTGGGGTCCACGAAGGATAGCCCAGGAAAGAAGCGACACCTGATTTCTGGTTTAGTTTAGACAAAGTGTCCCGTGGCATGGCCCTGGAGGCGTCCCCATTTCCCAACCGGTGTGCTGCCGGCGTCCATGCGGCGGGATGGGTGTTGATTCTACCTTGCTTCTGGTTTCTTGACCGCCTCATCGCCGTGTGCATGTCGACCACCCTGGAGCAGACGCAGAGACAAGAGGAGGAATGCTACCTCCACCCCCTCAAGGTCGTCTTCGGCTCTATCACATTCCTTATTCTGTTTCTGTTGACGGCGCCCATCGCCTTGCTGGGTTTTCTGCTGTGGGCGCCGCTGCAAGTGTGGCGCAGACCCTTCTGCTACCACCGAGAGGCGACGTCGCTGCAGTGTGAGACCCATTGTGGCTTTGAGCTAGAAGGAAAGGCATCGTTTGGCTTTGCATCAGCCAACTTGTGTCTTCTTCCCGACAGCCTCGCTCGCTTTAACAACCTGGGACACACTCAGCGCAGGGCTCTTGCTATTGGCGAGTGCATAGCGCAGGGCGTGGGCCGTCCCAACATCCGCATCTTTATCGACTCCCCCAGCAGCTGCAGTACTCTTAGCCCCTCCAACAGTATTGTCCCCGTGCTTACTTCCTCCTCATGTAGTGCCACAGACAGACAGACTCCGCCCCCCGAGAGTGATGTATTTGGAGTAAAGGCCTTCAACGGAGCGGTTTATGTACCTTGTGGAGATACAAAGGAGCCGTCTGCTGAGTTACCATCCATCCAGCACAACTCCAACCACAACGCTAACCAGCAGGGGCCAACAGGTCAGCGCAGGGCACCTCGTGCTTTACTCTCCCAGGGTCTTGGCCAACAGGGTGATGTGCCCTGGGAAGTGTCGACGTTGTTTCCTGCCAATGTGGACATTCTCTGCTTAGAGGAGGTGTTCGATAAAAGGGCCGCACAAAAACTCACCTGTACGCTGAGTCCTTCTTTTGGGCATATACTCTATGACATTGGAGGATACGCCTGCCAACCACCGTGCAGCTGTTCCACTTTCAAATTCTTCAATAGTGGCCTCTTTCTTGCCAGCCGATTTCCGATCCAGGAGGCCGAGTACCACTGCTTTCAGAACAGCCGAGGGGAAGACATGCTGGCTGCCAAGGGCCTCCTTGCCGCTAAGGTACAATTTTCCCGAAAGCATCTTTATTTACTTTAGTCGGAGAAGTCACAGGATTATTTCCCCACACTGTGGTTGGTATTTGTATTAATAAAAACATGATCCCACAGGAAATATTATAATTACCCTAAATATGCATTTTAAAATGCTGTATAAATAACCGCCTGCTGATTTTTAAGATCATTTACACGTCATTGTCTTATGCCACTATATTGGTGTACAGATATCAACCAAGTCAGCTGTGTTCATGTTACTGTATTCTTATTCTTCCTAATATTGGGTCGATACCACAGTGGCCAGAGCCATAGTTTTTACTacccaaaatacttttttttttttttgattgcttACAAAAATATTGTCTTATAATtgtgataaataaaaaatgtgatcATGTAATGATCTGGAAAATGTGGAGTATCCGCTTTGGTATTACCAATACTGCTCCTATAAccacttggtattggatcaaAACCCATGTTTGTTGTATTACCCAAAacgaatgtaaagtatccaaacagatACTATACGTGCTTACTATATTgttacagaagtgtagatagaaccatgttatAACTGAAAGTAAcctgatattaacagtaaactaGTAAGTAGATTGATTcaatagttttatgaagtaatacaACCGGAAATCaggcaatatgttactgcatatgtcagatgCCAAAATAGGAACCTTCGTAACCTGTTctgaaatggttctattatcatttacatGCCCaaaaatatattgtgatatatatcgttatcacaggaggctgcaatatatatcacaattttagaTATTAGGACATATTCTCATCctttatactattatatatatttttactagCAAACTACAGTTAGTTAATTGGTTCCGAACATGACCGTGCTAAATGAATTTTTGCGAAGTAGAAATCATTAATTGTTAATCAAATGTTTTCATAGCTGGAGCATATACAAATGTTTGACCTTCTAAATCCATTTTCTGACACTATGAGAGCCCTCtcaacatgaaataacacccctGAGTAACCTTTCACTCACATAAAAGGATGTGGCAGGCTAGATCTGGCCCctgagccttgagtttgacacatgtgaaCTATATTGACAGTTTCATTATGATGTGTTTTGTTAGCAAGTGGGAAGAtgccaaatacaaaaaaagaaaaacaacaatctCTACTGTCATGTGTCGGTCCAAATGtatgtgtggcgggccgccagagttaaatgaatgtatggaaAACACTTGATATCTTTTTGATATCTCTCTGATATCTATGTGACAAAACTAATTAGTGCAACATCTATAGTATATCTCaatattacatttttgttttagaATGTGCTGAATGCCCAAAGAATTATTGGGACTTACCTTTGAACTTATTGCTTATCTTATTCATCTCACCATGTGAAATACAACTtattcactaattattatttattcattttaatgtTATCATTTATGGAGTCTATtgggaataaattgagaacaggaaattaacaaaatTGTTAGCAATTGATATGTAATGGAAAAGGGGTCGGTTTTAATAAgctatgcttcttcctactcctttttgaacatgttgataagaggaactggaaattgtgagATATCACATTGTAACTGTATGCATATTTGAAATGAATTCAAACCAATACCAATACAATCTAACATTTGTATCCTTAGGTGGTGATCGGGAAGAACCAGAAGCAGAAAAAAGTAGTTGGTTATTTTAACTGTATACACCTCCATGCACCAGAAGGTACATTTTCATTATCACTGAACtgcagtgttgggttagttactgaaaaccagtaaccagttacagttactagttactttatttctaaagtaactcagttactaactcagttacttacaccaaaaaatAATGCGTTACTCTGAAAAGTAACTTTTTagttactttttcttttttaaaggctCCCATTAATGCTCTTTTGGCCTTCATtttagtactgttattgcactggagaataatacaatctgttgatcaacttgacatacATTTGCATCACTGAcctctgctaagcaatgtggtctacatacaacacacaaagatatgtttcaaagggccaatttattttgggccagaacaaattgacaaaactacaaaccctgttgggcttcacggtggcagaggggttggcagagtggttagtgcgtctgcctcacaatacgaaggtcctgagaagtcagggttcaatccggggcttgggatctttctgtgtggagtttgcatgtcctccccgtgaatgcgtgggttccctccgggtactccggcttcctcccacatccaaagacatgcacctggggataggttgattggcaacactaaattggcccgagtgtgtgaatgtgagtgtgaatgttgtctgtctatctgcgttggccctgcgatgaggaagcgacttgtccagggtgtacaccgccttccagccgattgtagctgagataggcaccagcgcccccctgcaaccccgaagggaataggcggtagaaaatggatggatggacaaaccccgtttccatatgagttgggaaattgtgttagatataaatacaaagacaacatatttgatgtttaaactgataaaaaaaattttttttgcaaataatcattaactttagaacttgatgccagcaacacgtgacaaagaagttgggaaaggtggcaataaatactgataaagttcttgaaattgaggaatgctcatcaaacagttatttggaaaatcccacaggtgtgcaggctaattgggaacaggtgggtgccatgattgggtataaaaacagcttcccaaaaaatgctcagtctttcacaagaaaggatgggacgaggtacacccctttgtccacaaatgcgtgagcaaatagtcacacagttcaagaacaacgtttctcaaagtgcaattacaagaaatttagagatttcaacatctacggtccataatatcatcaaaaggttcagaaaatccggagaaatcactccatgtaagcggcatggccggaaaccaactttgaatgaccgtgaccttcgatccctcagatggcactgtatcaaaaaccgacattaatctctaaaagatatcaccacatgggctcagtaacacttcagaaaaccactgttactaaatgcagtttgtcgctacatctgtaagtgcaagttaaagctctactatgcaaagcgaaagccatttatcaacaacatccagaaacgccgccggcttctctgggcccgagatcatctaagatggactgatgcaaagtgcaaaagtgttctgtgatctgacgagtccacatttcaaattgttttgggaaatattcgacatcttgtcatgcggaccaaaggggaagcgaaccatccagactgttatcgaagcaatgttcaaaagccagcatccgtgatggtatgggggtgcattagtgcccaaggcatgggtaacttgtgaaggcaccattaatgctgaaaggtacacacaggttttggaacaacatattctgccatctaagcgccgtctttttcatggatgcccctgcttatttcagcaagacaatgccgagccacattcagcacgtgttacaacagcgtggcttcgtaaaaaaagagtgcgggtactttcctggcccgcctgcagtccagacctgtgtcccatcaaaaatgtgtggcgcattatgaagcgtaaaatacaacagcggagaccccggactgttgaaagactgaagctctacataaaacaagaatgggaaataattccactttctaagcttcaacaattagtttcctcagttcccaaacatttattgagtgttgttaaaagcaaaggtgatgtaacacagtggtgaacatgccctttcccaactactttggcacgtgttgcagccatgaaattcgaagttgattattattcgcaaaaaaaaaataaagttcatgagtttgaacatcaaatatcttgtctttgtagtgcattcaattgaaaatgggtttaaaaagatttgcaaatcattgtattctgtttatatttacatctaacacaatttcccaactcatatgaaaacggggtttgtattttaaatagctgcaacatataatacataagtaacaaaccgcATAATATCGgcatgtcacaacatagctgtaaacctggcttcaccaaAAGAAGGCACTCATGACGtgattatatgtcatgtcactatacagcacacatactgctatacacacgcctaaccaggcgtttttttctctcaaggaattctgaaataaaatcatgtcttcagtgaagcccagaacactctatgcatttccccagttttagtttagagaaataacaagattggcctggcccactaggatccctctttatgtttgtggaCTTAATAGTCTATATATTCATATGTGATAATCAAATACtgtagaagtctagaatgaaagagtatataagagaattgagTGTGTGTTCCTTCAGtgatgaatgatgagcagaggcagagtttagagtgtcttctttagcttgctttccatgtttatgtgctcactgtccactgtgtcccgGAACTTGGAAAATGTTTCCGTGTCGTTTGACGCCAGTATCAGGCTAATTAGCTGCCTGGAAGCGgatgactccactgtagaaatagcctgcatgtcttctagcacatatgctgcaatggctctatcaatgttgtcctggctagctgTGCCTCTGTTAAAATCCTTAGGTGAAGTGTGTCTCTCTTTACACGcttcgtcgaagcatgttgcttttgtagccttttcagcagatttgaattgctgttttgggcagtaaaTGGGATCTTTGATCGACGACACATCTTACATTTcactaaaatgttattttctttgtgctagacaaaagaaaagtagtgagaataatCTCAGCTTCGGCTCCGcaatgatgtcttgttagtaaacacagacacgccCCCCGCTCAACACATACATGCCTATTGTGACAGAGGAAGAATCAGAAGGACGACACCGCAACTCTCCAACAAAATACACTCAGATTTTCTcagtttctagccgatactatataaaaaataacgtaaaataacgcagtaacacatcatgtagtaacagtttagtttagtttattaaggatccccattagtctacaccgcagtggagactattcttcatggggtccaggcaaaaaacaaaagattaaaatgcagtacaacatgatcagaTAATACCATTTCATAATACAAACATAGCAAAAACAAAgaacccaaaaaataataattactcaTGTTACATAAaaatgttcataccaaagataaaaatagtaatataaaaatagatgtatatattttcgcgaaataaaacaaacaaccaatggcctaaaatatacacattagtgtaccaaaggcCAACAATAGGTGACGAAaaaggaccatccatccattttctactgcttatcccataatcaataaaatagtcaagagtcaataaaaacattcatgacaataggtacaatctagaacaggggtgtcaaacgtacggcccgcgggccggttcAGGCCCGCGAaaaggttttatctggcccgcgggatgagtttgcgaagtataaaaatgagccgaaatttttgaatgaaaaaatggctgttctaaatgtgtccactagatgtcgcaatagcaattatttttatCTTTCTAGATTATGCTaaatatataagaaaaaaatgttagtgcaccagtcgaggtaaatgagcaaactacatgaataacatcctgtaatttgatttcgttatttttttatcctgatggattgaaaattagttgactgatcaacattatcacataatttattcagaaagtataaataacgatgtGGAAGGGGGCTTGGCCTGCAGTCCTGCAACAAAGCGGGGTGTTCCAGGACCGACTTCgagatcagcaacaggtgcgtagatggcccacctgggcgtgcttatccaatcacctgtcgctctgttaaaggcagcagccggaaaGGAGAGAGGGCTGGTTGATGATGGAGCACGAGCACGAGAGAAAGCAAGACTGACGAAAAAACAACTGCCAAAAAGCACAAAgacaatttattgcaaaatagaaCATTGTCGTAAAACTGGAAGAGCCTGGGATGTCGGTGATTGGTGATCCAAAAAACCCAGAAGCGCAAGTCTTCCACACAcgacaaagatagaatactattagccgcaatatataagtgtaaaataaacccgacaagattatgatttgtacattttcagaatgtgcttgttctatttttaaacaaagaaaacaatctgtatttgttttaatttttaagttatcttgccatgattttaccagtctggcccacttgggagaagatttttctccatgtggcccccgatctaaaatttgtttgacacccctgatctagaataatctctttccgcaatacctctcctcttagtctattcttaaaacccactatgctggtgattgatagcagatattgtggaagtcgatTTCAGTAAGTGATCGCCCGATACATTACAgtatttttcaaaacatcacttttgggtttaagacgtgtgagagcacctcttagagcggtaactgagttactgaaaataacgcgttagtcccaacactgttgAACTGCAACAGAAACCAACACAAGCGAGGCGTGCTGAGAGTCTTCATGAATCAGGTGACGGAGAGATCCGCTGTGAGCAGTTAAACATGGTCACCAAGTGGATCGGAGACTTCCAAGCAGCCAACAGGCAGTCCGACGAGGAAGTGGCTTTTGATGTACTCTGTGGCGACTTTAACTTTGACAACTGCTCACCAGGTAGGTGTTTGTCTCCTTGTGCAATTTATTCTCTATTTACGCCCCCCAAATAATCCACTTGAGTGTAGAACTGTTTTTCTGTCTTTTTAGATGACACTTTGGAACAGAACCACTGCCTCTTTGAGGAATACAAAGACCCTTGCAGGGCAGGACCAGGGAAAGAGAAGCCCTGGGTCATTGGTGCGTACATTTAACTATATTAGTACGGTACTATGAGAGCATGCAAGAAGCAAATGTATTCTATTGCTTTATGGTAATTCCTGTGTTACAGGTACTCTACTAGAGCAGCCAACACTGTATGATGAGTGTGTAAACACTCCAGAAAACCTACAAAGGTACAATTAAGTTGTTCACTCTGAATATCAATAAGATGGTACCTCGGTTTTCATACGCCCCACTTATCGTATGATTTGGTTTTCGTACAACCAACTACAACATGTAAAAAGCTGGTAGGGATGTACTGATAAACAGCATTTTTGGCAACCACGGTAAAACACTTGACGATTAGTATTACTGTATTAAATCAAAATGATCAGAAAACTGATTGATACATTAACTACACTTTTATAAACTCACGAACTGACAGGCGCAAGCTCCcttgcttaaatgctaacattaaaacaaGAGACATAAACATATTTCCCCATTACGAAAAGACACgccccaatctaaacttatataaacacattagtGTTTGAGCAACTAAGATACTAAAATGTGTACATTGAATCGACAAGCTGTGCTCTTTTAGAACAGAATGATCGCTCTATACTCTGAGGAATACaagacaaaatgtttttaaagtgtgttcaaggaccgctgaaaaaAGTAGGACGCCACCCCGCCTGccagaaataatatatatttataatacattttattttttttgtactttccATGTAAATAAATCTAAAAGTGttctaatatttaaaacaataaaagcttagccattaaaacgataaaatactaagactaaaacactattactgaagcataagaaacacaaaacatgcaaaatagtggcttTTCTAGCAGTGTATCTATTTATTTGAGTtatttccaaaaaataaataactcgGTCAAAAGATTTTAGTGTGTAAAAGTATTTCTTTAGCACATTAAAAAATCCCGC
Proteins encoded:
- the smpd5 gene encoding sphingomyelin phosphodiesterase 5; amino-acid sequence: MALEASPFPNRCAAGVHAAGWVLILPCFWFLDRLIAVCMSTTLEQTQRQEEECYLHPLKVVFGSITFLILFLLTAPIALLGFLLWAPLQVWRRPFCYHREATSLQCETHCGFELEGKASFGFASANLCLLPDSLARFNNLGHTQRRALAIGECIAQGVGRPNIRIFIDSPSSCSTLSPSNSIVPVLTSSSCSATDRQTPPPESDVFGVKAFNGAVYVPCGDTKEPSAELPSIQHNSNHNANQQGPTGQRRAPRALLSQGLGQQGDVPWEVSTLFPANVDILCLEEVFDKRAAQKLTCTLSPSFGHILYDIGGYACQPPCSCSTFKFFNSGLFLASRFPIQEAEYHCFQNSRGEDMLAAKGLLAAKVVIGKNQKQKKVVGYFNCIHLHAPEGDGEIRCEQLNMVTKWIGDFQAANRQSDEEVAFDVLCGDFNFDNCSPDDTLEQNHCLFEEYKDPCRAGPGKEKPWVIGTLLEQPTLYDECVNTPENLQRTLESEMLRKSYISPPIPATGSPLVYPETDQPWIGRRIDYILFREKSISKHCRTEVEEVSFITQLAGLTDHIPVGLRLHVTMDS